The proteins below are encoded in one region of Actinomycetota bacterium:
- a CDS encoding metalloregulator ArsR/SmtB family transcription factor, with the protein MKRELDLLSVTEGECCDPIEQPISEADAAGMARGFAALADPARLRLFSLIASQPGQVCACALVEPVGRSQPTVSHHLKVLYEAGLVDRERRGSWIWYWAVPGKVGELVSALGLPDRVSPAR; encoded by the coding sequence ATGAAACGAGAGCTAGACCTGTTGTCGGTCACCGAAGGCGAGTGTTGCGATCCGATTGAGCAGCCGATCTCCGAGGCCGATGCGGCGGGCATGGCGCGGGGCTTCGCTGCTCTGGCCGACCCGGCGCGTCTGAGGCTTTTTTCGCTGATTGCCTCCCAGCCCGGTCAGGTCTGCGCTTGCGCCCTGGTGGAACCGGTGGGCCGCTCCCAACCGACCGTCAGCCACCACCTGAAGGTCCTCTACGAAGCGGGCCTGGTGGACCGGGAGCGCCGGGGCTCATGGATCTGGTATTGGGCGGTGCCGGGCAAGGTCGGCGAGCTCGTGTCGGCCCTGGGTCTCCCCGATAGGGTCTCGCCCGCCCGCTGA
- the arsM gene encoding arsenite methyltransferase: protein MEDSEIRAAVQTRYAELAVVAVDGGVSCCGEGSDCCFGPSGYGEADLAALPQLAANASLGCGNPTAIAELSEGEVVLDLGSGGGIDVLLSARRVGESGKAYGLDMTDQMLDLARRNAADAGVGNVEFLKGHIEHIPLPDASVDVVISNCVINLSSDKAQVLAEAARVLRPGGRFAVSDVIADDDMDEATRLDMQQWTGCVAGALTRSEFLGHLAAAGLVEAEITETHRVHSSAGSAIIRARKPA from the coding sequence GTGGAGGACTCTGAGATCCGGGCAGCCGTACAAACCCGTTATGCCGAGCTGGCGGTCGTGGCGGTAGACGGAGGGGTCAGCTGTTGCGGGGAGGGGAGCGATTGCTGTTTTGGTCCCTCCGGCTACGGGGAGGCCGACCTGGCCGCACTCCCGCAACTGGCGGCGAACGCATCGCTCGGCTGCGGCAACCCGACTGCTATCGCCGAGCTCAGCGAGGGTGAGGTTGTGCTCGACCTCGGGTCGGGCGGCGGCATCGACGTACTCCTGTCCGCAAGACGGGTGGGCGAGTCCGGGAAGGCGTACGGCCTGGACATGACCGACCAGATGCTCGACCTCGCCCGCCGCAACGCAGCCGACGCCGGGGTGGGCAACGTCGAGTTCCTCAAGGGGCACATCGAGCACATCCCGCTTCCCGACGCGTCGGTGGACGTGGTGATCTCCAACTGCGTGATCAACCTTTCGTCGGACAAGGCGCAGGTCCTGGCCGAGGCCGCCCGGGTGCTTCGCCCCGGGGGCCGTTTTGCAGTGAGCGACGTTATTGCCGACGACGACATGGACGAGGCGACCCGCCTGGACATGCAGCAGTGGACCGGCTGCGTGGCCGGGGCGCTGACCCGGTCCGAGTTCCTGGGCCACCTGGCCGCCGCCGGTCTGGTGGAGGCGGAGATCACGGAGACGCACCGGGTTCACTCGAGCGCAGGGTCGGCCATCATCCGGGCGCGCAAGCCGGCCTAG
- a CDS encoding sulfite exporter TauE/SafE family protein produces MTGWEQVAVFFGGMAAGAVNTIVGAGSLITFPLLLAIGYPPVIANVSNTVGLIPGSVSGAFGYRRELEGQRPRLLRLCAAGGLGGLSGGLILLAMPEAVFEGVVPFLIALACVLVLLQPAVARRLENRTSAREGLARPDVGVGLLAGVYLAGIYGGYFGAAQGVLLLGLLGIGLNEHLQRVNAAKNVIAATVNTVPAVLFVLVADVSWQVALLLGAGSVIGGQVGAKVGRRMPAGVLRAAVLAVGIVAIVRILAG; encoded by the coding sequence TTGACCGGCTGGGAGCAGGTCGCTGTGTTCTTCGGGGGCATGGCGGCGGGAGCAGTCAACACCATCGTCGGAGCCGGGTCCCTCATCACGTTTCCACTGCTGCTGGCCATCGGCTACCCGCCGGTGATCGCCAACGTCAGCAACACCGTCGGCCTGATACCCGGCTCGGTTTCCGGCGCCTTCGGCTACCGGCGGGAACTAGAGGGGCAGCGGCCCCGGCTCCTACGCCTGTGCGCTGCCGGGGGGCTGGGCGGCCTGTCCGGCGGGCTGATCCTTCTGGCCATGCCCGAGGCGGTTTTCGAGGGCGTGGTCCCGTTTCTGATCGCGCTTGCGTGCGTCCTCGTGCTGCTGCAGCCCGCGGTCGCCCGGCGGCTTGAGAACCGAACGTCGGCCCGGGAAGGACTGGCCAGGCCCGACGTGGGCGTCGGTCTGCTGGCGGGTGTCTACCTCGCCGGGATCTACGGCGGCTACTTCGGGGCCGCGCAGGGGGTGCTGCTGCTCGGCTTGCTCGGGATCGGGCTGAACGAACACCTCCAGCGGGTGAACGCCGCCAAGAACGTGATCGCCGCCACCGTCAACACCGTTCCTGCGGTGCTGTTCGTCCTGGTGGCCGACGTGTCCTGGCAGGTCGCCCTTCTGCTGGGTGCCGGGTCGGTGATCGGGGGCCAGGTCGGGGCCAAGGTTGGCCGGCGGATGCCCGCCGGGGTGCTCCGGGCGGCGGTCCTGGCGGTGGGAATTGTGGCGATCGTGAGGATTCTCGCGGGGTAG
- a CDS encoding ABC transporter ATP-binding protein, which produces MSLRRTGPAAPVSNVEDLLSRAAVVAVDVTKVYGEGEAAVRALDGVSLVVPKGTFTAIMGPSGSGKSTLLQCLAALDDLTSGKVFIGGVEISGLDEKERTILRRDKVGFIFQAFNLVPTLNAMENISLPMNLAKRPPDKKWMDYLIKTVGLGDRLHHLPGELSGGQQQRVAAARALASRPEIVFADEPTGNLDSRRGQEILQFLRRTVDEFGQTIVMVTHDPFAASVADRVVFLADGRVVEEMMDPKADQILDLIKTLES; this is translated from the coding sequence ATGAGCCTTAGAAGGACCGGACCGGCCGCGCCGGTCAGCAACGTCGAAGACCTGTTGAGCCGGGCGGCGGTCGTTGCCGTCGACGTGACGAAGGTCTACGGAGAGGGCGAAGCCGCGGTTCGGGCGCTGGACGGCGTCAGCCTGGTGGTTCCGAAGGGGACGTTCACGGCGATCATGGGCCCCTCGGGGTCCGGCAAGTCCACGCTTTTGCAGTGCCTGGCGGCATTGGACGACCTCACGTCGGGCAAGGTTTTCATCGGCGGCGTCGAGATTTCGGGCCTGGACGAGAAGGAGCGCACGATTCTGCGCCGGGACAAGGTCGGCTTCATCTTTCAGGCGTTCAACCTGGTCCCCACCCTGAACGCCATGGAGAACATCTCCCTTCCCATGAACCTGGCCAAGCGCCCGCCGGACAAGAAGTGGATGGACTACCTGATCAAAACAGTCGGGCTCGGGGACCGCCTGCACCACCTTCCCGGCGAGCTTTCCGGCGGCCAGCAGCAGCGGGTGGCCGCAGCCCGGGCCCTGGCGAGCCGGCCCGAGATCGTATTTGCCGACGAGCCGACCGGCAACCTCGACTCACGGCGTGGGCAGGAGATCCTGCAGTTCCTGAGGCGCACGGTCGACGAGTTCGGGCAGACCATCGTCATGGTCACCCACGACCCGTTCGCCGCCAGTGTGGCCGACCGGGTGGTGTTCCTGGCCGACGGCCGGGTGGTCGAGGAAATGATGGATCCCAAGGCGGACCAGATCCTGGACCTCATCAAAACCCTGGAGAGCTGA